The proteins below are encoded in one region of Oncorhynchus gorbuscha isolate QuinsamMale2020 ecotype Even-year linkage group LG01, OgorEven_v1.0, whole genome shotgun sequence:
- the LOC124035089 gene encoding frizzled-7-A-like, producing the protein MVESAHWTGTARRALVILCALFPLCSGQYHGEKGISIPEHGFCQPISIPLCTDIAYNQTIMPNLLGHTNQEDSGLEVHQFYPLVKVQCSTDLKFFLCSMYAPVCTVLEQAIPPCRSLCERARQGCEALMNKFGFQWPERLRCENFPVHGAGEICVGQNTSDTGGSPTSYPTPYLPELMTLPHNMGRPSKQQEFSCPLQLQVPNYLNYYFMGVKDCGAPCEPTKPNGLMYFREEEVKFGRLWVGIWSILCCVSTLFTVLTYLVDMGRFCYPERPIIFLSGCYFMVATAYAAGFVLEDKVVCIDQFKDTGYKTVAQGTKKEGCTILFMIVYFFGMASSIWWVILSFTWFLSAGMKWGHEAIEANSPYFHLAAWAVPAVKTITILAMGQVDGDLLTGVCYVGINSVDSLRGFVLAPLFVYLFIGTSFLLAGFVSLFRIRTIMKHDGTKTEKLEKLMVRIGVFSVLYTVPATIIIACCFYEQAFREQWEKTWHTQICKRFAVPCPTNNFAPMTPDFTVFMIKYLMTLIVGITSGFWIWSGKTLQSWRRFYKRLSTSNEGETTV; encoded by the coding sequence aTGGTGGAATCGGCTCATTGGACAGGTACGGCGCGTCGTGCGCTGGTGATCTTGTGTGCGCTTTTCCCGTTGTGTTCAGGCCAGTACCACGGTGAGAAGGGCATCTCTATACCCGAACACGGCTTCTGCCAGCCCATCTCCATACCCCTCTGTACCGACATCGCCTATAACCAGACCATCATGCCGAATCTCCTCGGTCACACGAACCAGGAGGATTCCGGGCTTGAGGTGCACCAGTTCTACCCGCTCGTCAAGGTCCAGTGTTCCACGGACCTGAAGTTCTTCCTGTGTTCTATGTACGCGCCGGTCTGTACGGTCCTCGAGCAGGCTATCCCGCCGTGCAGGTCCCTGTGTGAGCGGGCGAGACAAGGCTGCGAGGCCCTGATGAATAAGTTCGGTTTCCAGTGGCCGGAGAGGCTCCGCTGTGAGAACTTCCCCGTCCACGGAGCGGGAGAGATCTGTGTGGGTCAAAACACCTCGGACACCGGCGGTAGCCCCACCTCGTACCCAACACCCTACCTTCCTGAGCTCATGACTCTACCCCACAATATGGGTCGACCGAGCAAGCAACAGGAGTTCTCCTGCCCGCTACAACTGCAGGTGCCTAACTATCTGAACTACTATTTTATGGGGGTTAAGGACTGCGGCGCGCCTTGCGAGCCCACCAAGCCCAACGGGTTGATGTATTTtcgggaggaggaggtgaagttTGGCCGGCTCTGGGTCGGGATCTGGTCCATTCTGTGCTGTGTGAGCACCCTGTTCACAGTGCTGACCTACCTAGTGGACATGGGACGGTTCTGCTACCCAGAGAGGCCTATCATCTTCCTCTCTGGCTGTTACTTCATGGTGGCCACTGCCTACGCCGCCGGGTTCGTCTTAGAGGATAAAGTGGTGTGTATTGATCAATTCAAGGATACTGGTTATAAGACTGTAGCTCAGGGAACTAAGAAGGAGGGCTGTACAATTCTCTTTATGATTGTGTATTTCTTCGGCATGGCCAGCTCTatatggtgggtgattctgtcctTCACATGGTTCCTCTCTGCCGGTATGAAGTGGGGGCATGAAGCCATTGAGGCCAACTCTCCGTATTTCCACCTCGCTGCCTGGGCTGTACCCGCTGTTAAAACGATAACCATCCTGGCCATGGGACAGGTGGATGGAGATCTACTCACAGGGGTGTGTTATGTGGGCATCAACAGTGTGGATTCCTTGCGTGGTTTTGTTCTGGCACCTCTTTTTGTCTACTTGTTTATAGGGACGTCGTTCCTTCTCGCGGGATTTGTCTCTCTGTTCCGGATCAGAACTATCATGAAACACGACGGAACCAAGACGGAGAAGCTGGAGAAGCTTATGGTTCGGATCGGAGTGTTCAGTGTCCTCTACACGGTTCCTGCCACGATCATCATAGCCTGTTGCTTCTACGAGCAGGCGTTCCGTGAACAGTGGGAGAAAACTTGGCATACACAGATCTGTAAAAGGTTCGCTGTGCCTTGTCCAACAAACAATTTTGCGCCCATGACCCCAGACTTTACTGTCTTCATGATCAAGTATTTGATGACTTTGATTGTCGGCATCACCTCCGGGTTTTGGATATGGTCAGGCAAAACACTGCAGTCATGGCGCAGGTTTTATAAGAGACTGAGTACCAGCAACGAGGGAGAAACGACAGTATGA